The genomic stretch AAGATCGGCGAGAACGGCGCCAAGCTGATCAAGGACGGTTACAGGATACTCACACACTGCAACGCAGGCGCGCTCGCGACCGTTGATTTCGGAACCGCCCTGGCTCCCATGAGGGTGGCGCATAGGCAGGGAAAGAGTATCTTCGTGTATGTGGACGAGACGAGACCGAGGCTCCAGGGAGCGAAACTCACTGCCTGGGAGCTCGGGAACGAAGGCATAGATCATGCGATCATTTCGGACAACGCCGCTGGGCATTTCATGAAGAGCTCAGTGGACCTCGTGATCGTCGGCGCTGACAGGATAGCCAGGAACGGCGACTTCGCGAACAAGATAGGGACATACAGCATAGCCGTGCTTGCGAAGGAGAACTGGGTCCCGTTCTATGTTGCTGCTCCGATGAGCACGTTCGACCCCAAGATGAGGACGGGCAAGGAGATTATGATAGAGGAGCGGTCCGAGGACGAGGTACTACAGGTGGGCGGGTGCAGGATAGGCCCGAAAGGCTCAAGGGCTTTGAATCCGGCGTTCGATGTGACACCAGCTCGTTATGTCAAGGGTTTCATTACAGAAAAGGGGATCCTAAGACCCGGGGAGTTCGCGGGTCTAAGGGGACGATGATTGAGGGATCACCGCTTCTGCGCGGCGCGTCTTCAACCAGGGCTTTCCAGCTCGACTGCATATTGCCACCTGAGAGCGTGAGAGAGTGGACATGGAGTCCCGGTAGCCTTTTTATCCAGGTTCAGGATACAGAGCGCGATGATCCTCACCACCAAATGGTTCGGTTCGTTCCTGTGCGATGAGGGGAAGGTCAGGAAGGCAGCTCTTTTCCCCAAGGATCCGAAGGAGATCGCTCTGAGACTCGAGAGGATTGGGAACGGTGAGATACTTGACGAGGAGCTGAACCTCGCATCATCCGCCAAGCAGGTCACGGACCGGAGGCTCTCCGAGTACGGCAAGAAAGTCAAGTTCGATTCATCGTTCATCAAACCCGAAGACTACGGTTTCTCTCTGGACATGTATCGGGAGGCCACCATCGCCCTCGCAAAGCAGGTCGTGAGAACCAGCATCGGACCAGACGTGCACCTCGGTCAAGCAGTCCGTGCTTATGGCGACCTCGTGTTCACCAACAACATGCTGTCCGAGAGGCTGCACGAGTGGTACGGGCTGCACTTCCCGGAGCTCGAGAATGTCGTGACGGGAGAGACGTACACGAAAGCCATCTCCGAGCACGGTTCGAGAGACGCGGTATTGTCCGCGCTCAACCTCGAGATGGATTCGATTGGTTCCGAGGTCGCACAAGAAGACCTCGATTCCGTCAGACTGCTCGCTCATGCGCTGAAGGAGTCGCAGGCGACGAGAGACAAGATAGAGAGATATGTCGAGAGGCGGATGAGCGAGGTCGCGCCGAATGTCAGCAACCTCGTCGGCCCGATTATAGGCGCGAGGCTGATCATGCATGTAGGGAGCCTGCGGCGACTTGCATCCATGCCCTCAGGGACCATCCAGCTCCTTGGAGCTGAGAAGGCGATGTTCAGGCACCTCAAGGAGGGTAGCCGACCACCCAAGCACGGCATCCTGTTCACACATCCGATGGTTAGGAACGCTCCAGGTTGGCAGAGGGGCGCGATCGCGCGAGCGCTCGCCGGGAAGATATGTTTGGCCGCCCGTGCGGACGAATACTCGCATAATGACATCTCAGGATTGCTCAAGGAGCAGTTGGAGAAGCGCGTGGCCGAGATCAAGAGGCAGCGTCCCGTCCCCCCGAAGAGGATGCCGAAGAGGCAGCAGAAACACAGGGATTCCTCGAGAAGGAACCGATAGGGAGC from Candidatus Thermoplasmatota archaeon encodes the following:
- a CDS encoding ribosomal biogenesis protein, with product MILTTKWFGSFLCDEGKVRKAALFPKDPKEIALRLERIGNGEILDEELNLASSAKQVTDRRLSEYGKKVKFDSSFIKPEDYGFSLDMYREATIALAKQVVRTSIGPDVHLGQAVRAYGDLVFTNNMLSERLHEWYGLHFPELENVVTGETYTKAISEHGSRDAVLSALNLEMDSIGSEVAQEDLDSVRLLAHALKESQATRDKIERYVERRMSEVAPNVSNLVGPIIGARLIMHVGSLRRLASMPSGTIQLLGAEKAMFRHLKEGSRPPKHGILFTHPMVRNAPGWQRGAIARALAGKICLAARADEYSHNDISGLLKEQLEKRVAEIKRQRPVPPKRMPKRQQKHRDSSRRNR
- the mtnA gene encoding S-methyl-5-thioribose-1-phosphate isomerase; its protein translation is MLVRTAEGKRDIRALWMEKGVVKAIDQRLLPSQLKIVTIRTVAEMAHAISDMTIRGAPSIGAAGAYGMALAWLRKENLTKASITLVKTRPTAHDLSYGVNLMLSKCDEDLVEVAESFADDIVEMCRKIGENGAKLIKDGYRILTHCNAGALATVDFGTALAPMRVAHRQGKSIFVYVDETRPRLQGAKLTAWELGNEGIDHAIISDNAAGHFMKSSVDLVIVGADRIARNGDFANKIGTYSIAVLAKENWVPFYVAAPMSTFDPKMRTGKEIMIEERSEDEVLQVGGCRIGPKGSRALNPAFDVTPARYVKGFITEKGILRPGEFAGLRGR